A stretch of Paenibacillus mucilaginosus 3016 DNA encodes these proteins:
- the cobS gene encoding adenosylcobinamide-GDP ribazoletransferase, with translation MRTAWDYIRGIGGAAAAAFQFLSRLPVPLTLDYSGGLFRRSVVFYPLVGAVLGAILWGAGAVLQAVLPPLPAAAVLLALWAALTGALHLDGLMDTADGVLSHRSRERMLEIMKDSRVGAMGVVVCVLVLLLKWSLLTSIMERGGGLALLPLVLLWSRCMMAAALVCWPYARQEQGGGMGSLFAGLGFRHLTGAAGLAAVLTLSAGWWTGGAALLPLLLALPAAAAAGCALMGAYLHRKLGGLTGDTYGAINEGVETLLLAVWVGMTGL, from the coding sequence GTGCGTACTGCTTGGGATTACATACGCGGGATAGGAGGGGCGGCTGCGGCCGCTTTTCAATTTTTGTCGAGACTGCCCGTGCCGCTCACGCTCGATTACAGCGGGGGGCTGTTCCGCCGCAGCGTCGTCTTCTATCCGCTGGTCGGTGCGGTGCTCGGCGCGATCCTCTGGGGAGCGGGAGCGGTGCTGCAGGCGGTGCTGCCCCCGCTGCCGGCCGCTGCGGTGCTGCTGGCTCTGTGGGCTGCGCTCACCGGCGCGCTTCACCTCGACGGGCTGATGGACACGGCGGACGGGGTGCTCAGCCACCGCTCCCGGGAGCGGATGCTCGAGATCATGAAGGACAGCCGGGTCGGCGCGATGGGCGTGGTTGTCTGCGTGCTGGTGCTGCTCCTGAAGTGGTCGCTGCTGACTTCCATAATGGAGCGGGGCGGGGGACTGGCGCTGCTGCCCCTGGTGCTGCTGTGGAGCCGCTGCATGATGGCCGCAGCCCTGGTCTGCTGGCCCTATGCCCGCCAGGAGCAGGGGGGCGGCATGGGCAGCTTGTTCGCCGGCCTCGGCTTCCGCCACCTGACGGGCGCCGCCGGGCTCGCTGCGGTACTGACACTCTCCGCCGGCTGGTGGACCGGCGGAGCTGCGCTGCTGCCCCTGCTGTTGGCGCTGCCTGCGGCCGCCGCAGCGGGCTGCGCACTTATGGGCGCTTATCTGCACCGCAAGCTGGGCGGGCTCACCGGCGATACGTACGGTGCGATTAATGAAGGGGTCGAGACGCTGCTGCTGGCCGTATGGGTCGGCATGACAGGCTTATAG